Proteins encoded together in one Chitinophaga sp. LS1 window:
- a CDS encoding Crp/Fnr family transcriptional regulator produces the protein MEKYLASFNLLSAAEINYLAGRGQTKTLKKGAYFIKEGSVCQEVAFVQSGFFRSFYHNSEGEEITYCFTFADSFVTAYSSFISQTKTFENIEALTTTTIFTIPRADIIQLEQTSINWARLFKMMAEQEYMKLEQRFILFLKESAEYRYKDLLHKYPEYLQLIPLGYLSSYLGITQRHLSRIRKSVMN, from the coding sequence ATGGAGAAATACCTGGCGTCATTTAATTTACTGTCAGCCGCTGAGATCAATTACCTCGCGGGCAGAGGGCAGACTAAGACACTGAAGAAAGGAGCGTACTTTATCAAAGAGGGCAGTGTATGTCAGGAAGTCGCTTTTGTACAATCCGGTTTTTTCAGGTCATTTTATCATAACTCTGAAGGGGAGGAGATCACCTATTGCTTTACGTTTGCTGATTCGTTTGTGACAGCGTATTCTTCTTTCATTAGTCAAACTAAGACCTTTGAGAATATTGAAGCATTAACCACCACTACGATATTTACCATTCCACGGGCAGACATTATTCAGCTGGAACAAACCAGTATTAACTGGGCCCGACTATTTAAAATGATGGCGGAGCAGGAGTATATGAAGTTAGAGCAACGGTTTATTTTATTCCTGAAAGAGAGTGCTGAATACCGGTATAAAGACCTGCTTCATAAATATCCTGAATACCTGCAGTTGATCCCATTGGGATATTTATCTTCTTACCTGGGTATTACCCAGCGACATCTTAGCAGAATACGAAAGTCAGTCATGAATTAG
- a CDS encoding NAD(P)H-dependent oxidoreductase produces the protein MKKVLIINGHPDPLSYNQALFNAYKEGAASANAIISSIHIGALQFDPNLRYGYRQRMELEPDLLDAIEKIKAADHIVWVFPMWWYGYPAIMKGFIDRTFLPGITFQAVPGKPFPRKLLKGKTGRIIITADTPGWYNRLFMHSPALNQFKKGTLQFCGINPVKVHYIAPVKDATPAFLQKHIDKVFRLGAALK, from the coding sequence ATGAAAAAGGTATTAATCATCAATGGGCACCCTGACCCGCTTAGTTACAATCAGGCGCTATTCAATGCATATAAAGAAGGAGCTGCCAGCGCAAATGCGATCATTTCATCCATCCATATTGGCGCTTTACAATTTGACCCTAATCTTCGATACGGTTACCGGCAGCGAATGGAGTTGGAACCAGATCTGTTGGATGCGATTGAAAAAATAAAAGCAGCGGATCATATTGTATGGGTGTTTCCTATGTGGTGGTATGGTTATCCTGCAATCATGAAAGGTTTTATTGACAGAACATTTTTGCCGGGTATCACCTTTCAGGCAGTACCAGGAAAACCATTCCCCCGGAAATTATTAAAAGGTAAAACGGGCCGCATTATTATAACGGCAGATACACCGGGATGGTATAATCGGTTATTCATGCATAGCCCTGCATTGAACCAATTTAAAAAAGGGACATTGCAGTTTTGTGGTATCAATCCGGTAAAGGTGCATTACATCGCCCCGGTGAAAGACGCGACTCCTGCATTCCTGCAAAAACATATTGATAAAGTATTCAGATTGGGAGCAGCGCTTAAATAG
- a CDS encoding SMI1/KNR4 family protein produces MKYQYLGFVADYYQTTKSNEKTIKKLETLYGAPFPEAFRELIRIVGPSAAFNIVAFSDGSYDGMQALHDMARENAEEDGTDFMQDKNQFPFSGSGVTGQFWFFRLDEGNDPPVYQYSPPQEEKDPYRKLADHLSVYLKTFLRFSK; encoded by the coding sequence ATGAAGTATCAATACCTCGGCTTTGTAGCCGACTATTACCAGACGACCAAATCCAACGAAAAAACTATTAAAAAATTAGAAACCCTTTACGGTGCACCCTTTCCTGAAGCATTCAGAGAACTCATCCGCATTGTGGGCCCTTCGGCTGCGTTCAACATCGTCGCTTTCAGTGATGGCTCGTATGATGGTATGCAGGCACTACATGATATGGCAAGGGAAAACGCGGAAGAAGATGGTACTGACTTTATGCAGGATAAAAACCAATTCCCTTTCAGTGGTTCGGGTGTAACCGGGCAGTTCTGGTTTTTCAGACTCGATGAAGGAAATGACCCGCCTGTATACCAATACAGTCCACCACAGGAAGAGAAAGATCCTTATCGCAAACTGGCAGACCATCTATCTGTTTACCTGAAAACATTCTTGCGATTTTCTAAGTGA
- a CDS encoding SDR family NAD(P)-dependent oxidoreductase has translation MENKTIVITGASSGAGKATALELAPERVNLVLAARNEVALLELGDECRELGADVLVLPTDVGDRTAMLELAQKAFEWKGRIDVWVNNAGVLAAGTFDETPWETHQQVITTNLLGYMSGTHAVLPFFKRQGAGILINNISIGGYIPVPYGSAYTASKYALRGFFESIKGELAAWF, from the coding sequence ATGGAAAACAAAACGATCGTAATAACAGGAGCATCCAGTGGCGCAGGTAAAGCGACTGCCCTTGAGCTGGCTCCGGAAAGAGTAAACCTTGTGCTGGCCGCCAGAAATGAAGTAGCCTTATTGGAACTGGGAGATGAATGCCGGGAGTTAGGCGCTGATGTACTGGTCCTGCCTACTGATGTGGGAGATCGCACTGCGATGCTGGAACTGGCGCAGAAAGCCTTTGAATGGAAGGGGCGTATCGATGTATGGGTGAATAACGCCGGTGTACTGGCAGCAGGAACTTTTGACGAAACACCGTGGGAAACTCATCAGCAGGTCATCACTACTAACCTGCTTGGTTATATGAGCGGTACCCATGCTGTACTGCCATTTTTCAAAAGACAGGGTGCGGGTATCCTGATTAATAATATTTCCATTGGTGGTTATATTCCCGTTCCTTATGGCAGTGCTTATACCGCCAGTAAATATGCACTCAGGGGATTTTTTGAATCTATCAAAGGGGAGCTGGCAGCATGGTTTTAA
- a CDS encoding transposase produces MFCEKKRINLGLIDEDKIRDWIIPYLSKGKRGFAPRICLIKVVQLILKRMKTGCQWREVSVKEYFEYKVSWQLIYYYFNKWSKDGSSRQVWIALLSGHKGELDLCSAQFDGSHTPSKRGGEQVGYQGRKGCKTTNSLYLSDNKGQLLSVGRPQSGEHNDLYEITSIFEEMISVLEEADITCKGVFLNADPGFDSEEFRLVCDQKDIALNVKPNKRNSKFSTDQYRYFDDELYKRRIKIEHANAWIDAFKELLVRYETKTFTWLGLHWLAFITLFCRKLKV; encoded by the coding sequence TTGTTTTGCGAAAAAAAACGAATAAATCTGGGACTCATAGACGAAGATAAAATAAGAGATTGGATAATACCTTATTTAAGTAAGGGGAAACGAGGCTTTGCACCCAGAATATGTTTAATAAAGGTGGTTCAGTTAATCTTAAAGCGGATGAAAACAGGCTGTCAATGGCGGGAAGTAAGCGTTAAAGAATACTTTGAGTATAAGGTAAGCTGGCAACTGATATATTATTACTTTAATAAATGGAGTAAAGATGGTTCATCCAGGCAGGTGTGGATCGCGCTATTGTCAGGGCACAAGGGTGAATTAGACTTGTGCAGCGCGCAATTTGACGGTAGTCATACGCCTTCCAAACGGGGAGGGGAGCAGGTGGGATATCAGGGTAGAAAGGGGTGCAAAACAACCAACAGCTTATATTTGAGTGATAACAAAGGACAACTGTTATCGGTAGGCCGCCCGCAAAGTGGGGAACATAATGACTTGTATGAAATCACCAGCATTTTTGAAGAAATGATAAGCGTTTTGGAGGAAGCCGATATTACTTGTAAAGGTGTTTTTTTGAATGCCGATCCAGGCTTTGATAGTGAGGAGTTTCGGCTGGTATGTGATCAAAAGGATATAGCGTTAAATGTGAAGCCCAACAAGCGTAACAGCAAATTCAGCACTGACCAATATCGTTATTTCGATGATGAATTGTATAAAAGGAGAATAAAAATCGAGCATGCCAATGCATGGATCGATGCATTTAAAGAACTATTGGTGCGCTATGAAACAAAGACATTCACATGGTTAGGATTACACTGGCTCGCTTTTATAACATTGTTCTGTAGAAAATTAAAAGTTTAA
- a CDS encoding shikimate kinase has translation MKNTIKDSPIVILTGFSTSGKSTLVRKLHSRLGDTFIDIDTDNKICDKAGVKHIYDIYVNHGPDEAIKYIEYTESAVLNDIVNINNKPVVVAAGPFVVLREGWLELIEKRNPYIIYLEVRPEVVYDGLMNRKLEQMRDANAKKSQYFRSWDNNFTVQLTTQGYTDLPRNESIENITQHLESIDSLYRRFRHTIYNVDQLRADPNTEDHFFSHVIKKLDL, from the coding sequence TTGAAAAATACAATTAAAGACTCTCCGATAGTCATTTTGACTGGGTTTTCAACATCAGGAAAGTCCACATTAGTAAGGAAGCTACATTCACGTTTAGGTGACACCTTTATTGATATAGATACTGACAATAAAATTTGCGATAAGGCTGGCGTAAAGCATATTTACGATATATATGTCAACCATGGACCTGATGAGGCAATAAAGTATATTGAATATACAGAAAGCGCGGTACTCAATGATATTGTAAATATCAATAATAAACCAGTGGTTGTTGCCGCAGGTCCCTTTGTTGTACTGCGTGAAGGTTGGCTGGAGCTTATCGAGAAAAGAAACCCCTACATAATTTACTTAGAAGTAAGACCTGAAGTTGTATATGATGGATTGATGAATCGAAAGTTAGAACAAATGCGAGATGCCAATGCTAAGAAATCTCAATACTTCCGATCTTGGGATAACAATTTTACTGTTCAACTAACAACTCAAGGTTATACTGATCTTCCCCGGAATGAATCTATTGAAAATATCACTCAGCATTTAGAAAGTATAGATTCTTTATATAGAAGGTTTCGCCATACAATCTATAATGTTGATCAGCTAAGGGCAGATCCAAATACTGAGGACCATTTTTTTAGTCATGTAATTAAAAAACTGGACTTGTAA
- a CDS encoding metallophosphoesterase, with the protein MVLINLYTNIIGYNAAKSAISQISLLGSHGLNSSGALEIMNWLNEFSLNRELVEAKFHSNQRESDLPVIIHLTDIHFGYAMKNNIQIDMHRFKNGEYNQPLHEHIKEEFNTFFKYDSNRLFLVVSGDFTYSASRSEFEMALNFMNAVCTILNIKKEKVIVTPGNHDIDWNSEKVDPCNRFDNYISFLYKFYGQPLFRQLYPFIKWDLTINTDRPNPEDILAIHFYPESQLLFISFNSCMYENNQNHYGFIGGKQFKKAFQFIKENNINDTFIKIAITHHQLLPHPASVSNTNGIVWMDLSIIRDSGLVEYKLENMGFDIILHGHKHNPQLRETLVRDKNNIKHTKKLIICGGGSCGVNSS; encoded by the coding sequence ATGGTGCTAATTAATTTATACACTAACATTATAGGCTATAATGCGGCAAAATCAGCAATCAGTCAAATTTCTTTACTAGGTAGCCATGGGTTAAATTCTTCAGGGGCTTTAGAAATAATGAACTGGCTTAACGAGTTTTCCCTAAATCGAGAGTTGGTGGAAGCGAAATTTCATTCCAATCAAAGAGAAAGCGACTTACCCGTAATAATACATTTAACTGATATTCATTTTGGATATGCAATGAAAAACAATATCCAGATAGATATGCATCGGTTTAAAAATGGTGAGTATAACCAACCTTTACATGAGCATATCAAGGAGGAATTTAATACCTTTTTTAAATATGACTCCAATCGTCTATTCTTAGTTGTGTCTGGCGACTTCACTTATTCAGCAAGTCGATCCGAATTCGAAATGGCATTGAATTTTATGAATGCGGTGTGCACAATATTAAATATCAAAAAAGAAAAAGTAATTGTTACTCCAGGAAACCATGATATTGATTGGAATTCAGAAAAAGTAGATCCCTGTAATCGTTTTGATAACTACATTTCGTTTCTGTATAAATTTTATGGACAGCCATTATTTAGGCAACTATATCCATTTATCAAATGGGATTTAACTATTAACACTGATCGTCCTAATCCTGAAGACATTCTAGCTATACATTTCTACCCAGAAAGCCAATTATTATTCATTTCTTTCAATTCATGTATGTATGAAAATAACCAAAATCATTACGGCTTCATTGGAGGCAAACAATTTAAAAAAGCATTCCAATTTATTAAAGAAAATAATATCAACGATACCTTTATCAAAATTGCAATTACTCATCACCAGTTGCTACCACATCCAGCATCTGTAAGTAATACGAATGGAATTGTCTGGATGGATTTATCAATTATTAGAGATTCTGGTCTCGTCGAATATAAGTTGGAAAACATGGGATTTGACATCATCCTTCATGGACATAAACATAATCCCCAGTTAAGAGAAACTTTGGTAAGAGATAAGAATAATATAAAACATACTAAAAAATTAATTATTTGTGGAGGAGGAAGTTGTGGCGTAAATTCTTCGTAA
- a CDS encoding HlyD family efflux transporter periplasmic adaptor subunit, whose product MDTVDINPEKLNLLHIDEVVSDTLIDQRSELAQEIISRKPGFVEKWALLLFLLIIMIMGISTFYINYPDVIEGSAIVVAVNSPKAVICKQEGRVVKLLEKNENRVSANDIIAYMESTADHTAVLKLENSIDSCLQQLRNGNTHKAVTFMERNFYRLGEIQGDYQIFNKEFELYKDYFYNGFYEKKRANLMKGLTSLRNIDTAISTEILLSDKDMGLTEASFNMNTLLHDQKVISPEGMRLEEAKLINKKILFQQLEVSHMANGAQISQKMQEITQQDHDKEQQKVIFEDALLTLKTAVDAWKHKFLIQAPITGKLIYTIPIKENQVLNIGKLIGYVNPEDTMMYAETYLSQHNFGKIKVGLPVYCQFDAYSYREFGYLKGNISYISSIPSDSGFFAIIRIDNNLKTVNGEKVFLQNGLKAQTTIITKDTRLSSRILEVFKHGAN is encoded by the coding sequence ATGGACACCGTTGATATAAACCCTGAGAAATTAAACCTGCTACATATTGATGAGGTAGTAAGCGACACACTGATAGATCAGAGATCCGAACTGGCCCAGGAAATAATATCCAGAAAACCCGGATTTGTTGAAAAGTGGGCGTTGCTATTGTTCTTATTAATAATAATGATCATGGGCATAAGTACTTTTTATATTAATTATCCTGATGTAATTGAAGGCTCGGCAATAGTTGTGGCCGTTAATTCTCCCAAAGCAGTGATTTGCAAACAGGAAGGCCGGGTGGTGAAACTATTAGAGAAAAATGAAAACAGGGTATCAGCAAATGATATCATTGCATATATGGAAAGTACGGCTGATCATACAGCGGTATTGAAACTGGAAAATAGTATCGATAGCTGTTTACAACAACTTCGAAATGGAAATACGCATAAGGCTGTAACATTTATGGAACGCAACTTTTATAGGCTCGGGGAAATTCAAGGAGATTATCAGATTTTTAATAAAGAATTTGAGTTATATAAAGATTATTTTTACAACGGCTTTTATGAGAAAAAAAGAGCTAACCTTATGAAGGGGCTTACTAGTTTGCGTAATATTGATACTGCTATCAGCACAGAAATTTTGCTTTCTGATAAAGACATGGGCCTTACAGAAGCATCATTCAATATGAATACCCTCCTGCATGATCAAAAGGTAATATCTCCTGAAGGAATGCGATTAGAAGAAGCTAAATTGATCAATAAGAAAATATTGTTTCAACAACTGGAAGTTTCCCATATGGCGAATGGTGCTCAGATATCTCAAAAAATGCAGGAAATTACACAGCAGGATCATGATAAAGAACAACAGAAAGTTATCTTTGAAGATGCTTTACTTACCCTGAAGACTGCCGTTGATGCCTGGAAACATAAGTTTTTAATTCAAGCGCCGATCACAGGAAAACTTATATATACTATTCCTATAAAAGAAAATCAGGTTTTGAACATTGGAAAACTGATTGGTTATGTTAATCCGGAAGATACTATGATGTATGCTGAGACCTATTTATCTCAACATAATTTTGGTAAGATTAAAGTTGGTCTGCCTGTGTATTGCCAATTTGATGCCTATTCTTATCGTGAATTTGGTTATTTAAAAGGGAATATAAGCTATATATCCTCAATTCCTTCAGATAGTGGCTTCTTTGCTATTATAAGGATCGATAATAACTTAAAGACTGTAAACGGGGAAAAAGTATTTTTACAAAATGGGTTAAAAGCGCAGACAACTATTATAACCAAAGATACTAGACTCTCTAGCAGGATCTTGGAAGTATTTAAACATGGTGCTAATTAA
- a CDS encoding peptidase domain-containing ABC transporter, which translates to MSFPFYRQLNAMDCGPTCLRMIAKFYGKHYSTDTIRQVSGFSKLGVSLLGISETAEQIGFRTRGIQINYDKLQIVPLPSILHWNQKHFVVLTRITNRYAIIADPAGGMIKYTKNEFLSHWKSNEIEEIGAVGTALILEPTALFYEADGEKENKLSWRLVTQYLRFCRQPLMQVFISLLIGMLLQLIVPFLTQSMVDVGIKSHSIDYIIITLAAQMMLSISSTINSYIRSRIQLRISSIVNLSLLSDFWIKLTKLPLSYFERHHTGDTMQRLGDNKAIQSFLTGGPLSTIFSILTFFIYAIILVYYNAILFMVFMVGNFFYFLWLRIFLPIRRKLNYDSFYISSIENNATLQLVQGMHEIRLNNAEQLKRWEWEDIQARIFKLTFKNLNYSQLQSAGALLINNGKDVLISFMVARLVVEGQLTFGAMLSVQYIIGQLSGPMNQLIGLTQSIQDTKISLERLNEVHEMEDEEPLDKHFIKELPHNKTINIDHLSFRYPGIDNDLVLDDVSFTIPEGKVTAVVGMSGSGKTTILKLLLKIYGEYQGDIRIGDSNFKHISPKSWRRQTGAVLQDGYIFNDTFARNIAVGDEFVDMNKLVKSCKIANILSFIESLPNGFNTRLGVEGVGISQGQKQRLLIARAVYKNPEYLLFDEATNSLDANNEKVIVENLDRFFRGRTVIVVAHRLSTVRDADKIIVIDKGKIIEEGNHYSLIAKEGKYYELVRNQLELGN; encoded by the coding sequence ATGAGTTTCCCTTTTTATCGCCAGCTAAATGCTATGGATTGTGGCCCTACCTGCTTAAGAATGATAGCCAAATTTTATGGAAAACATTATTCTACGGATACAATCCGGCAAGTGTCCGGATTCTCGAAACTAGGTGTTTCTTTGTTAGGAATAAGTGAAACCGCAGAACAGATAGGTTTCAGAACAAGGGGCATACAAATAAATTATGACAAGCTACAGATTGTACCACTGCCTTCAATATTACATTGGAATCAAAAACACTTCGTCGTATTAACCAGGATAACCAATAGATATGCGATAATTGCTGATCCAGCAGGTGGAATGATTAAATACACAAAAAACGAATTTTTGTCCCATTGGAAGTCGAACGAAATTGAAGAAATCGGCGCTGTTGGCACTGCGCTAATATTGGAACCAACTGCTTTGTTCTATGAAGCAGATGGAGAGAAGGAAAATAAGTTAAGCTGGAGGCTGGTAACTCAATATCTGCGATTTTGCAGACAACCGCTGATGCAGGTATTTATATCTTTGTTAATTGGGATGCTTTTGCAATTGATCGTTCCTTTTCTTACTCAAAGTATGGTGGATGTAGGCATTAAATCTCATAGTATTGACTATATTATTATTACACTTGCAGCTCAAATGATGCTCAGTATAAGCAGTACGATTAATTCCTATATTAGAAGCAGAATTCAGTTGCGTATTTCCAGTATAGTGAATCTATCCCTTTTATCAGATTTTTGGATTAAGCTTACCAAACTTCCCTTGTCCTATTTTGAACGGCATCATACAGGTGATACGATGCAAAGATTAGGAGATAACAAGGCCATTCAAAGTTTTCTTACTGGAGGACCGTTATCTACCATTTTTTCTATATTAACCTTTTTTATATATGCCATCATACTTGTATATTATAATGCTATCCTGTTTATGGTATTTATGGTAGGGAATTTCTTTTATTTCCTATGGTTAAGGATATTTCTTCCCATAAGGAGAAAGCTAAATTATGATAGCTTTTATATTTCTTCTATTGAAAATAATGCTACCCTACAGTTGGTACAGGGAATGCATGAGATCAGACTTAATAATGCAGAGCAATTGAAGCGTTGGGAATGGGAGGATATACAGGCAAGGATTTTTAAACTGACTTTTAAAAATCTGAACTATTCACAACTACAATCTGCCGGTGCGCTGCTTATTAATAATGGGAAAGATGTGTTAATAAGTTTTATGGTGGCCCGGTTAGTTGTGGAAGGACAACTCACATTTGGAGCTATGTTATCAGTCCAATATATAATCGGGCAATTGAGTGGCCCTATGAATCAGTTAATTGGCCTGACGCAAAGTATCCAGGATACTAAAATAAGTTTGGAGCGGTTGAATGAAGTACATGAAATGGAAGATGAAGAACCTCTGGATAAACACTTTATAAAGGAATTGCCTCATAATAAAACAATTAATATTGATCACCTTTCATTTCGATATCCAGGAATAGATAATGATCTGGTTTTAGATGATGTGTCATTTACAATTCCGGAAGGGAAAGTTACAGCAGTAGTAGGAATGAGTGGAAGTGGCAAAACAACAATTTTGAAGTTACTTTTAAAGATCTATGGAGAATATCAGGGCGATATACGTATAGGGGATAGTAATTTCAAACATATTAGTCCGAAATCATGGCGCAGACAAACTGGTGCTGTACTACAGGACGGCTATATATTTAATGATACATTCGCAAGAAATATAGCAGTAGGAGATGAATTTGTAGATATGAACAAACTCGTTAAAAGTTGCAAAATAGCCAATATCCTATCCTTTATAGAGTCTTTGCCTAATGGGTTTAATACCCGGCTTGGTGTAGAAGGAGTAGGAATCAGCCAGGGTCAAAAACAAAGATTGCTAATTGCCCGTGCAGTCTACAAAAATCCTGAGTATCTATTGTTTGATGAGGCTACAAATTCATTAGATGCTAATAATGAAAAAGTGATTGTTGAAAATCTGGATAGGTTTTTCAGAGGCAGAACGGTTATTGTTGTTGCTCATCGTCTAAGTACAGTTAGAGATGCAGATAAAATTATCGTTATAGATAAAGGAAAGATTATTGAAGAAGGAAACCATTATTCTCTAATTGCTAAAGAAGGAAAATACTATGAATTGGTAAGAAACCAGCTTGAATTAGGTAACTAA
- a CDS encoding vitamin K epoxide reductase family protein, whose product MFRKLFINPRENCVEATSLLFESLNASVTFTTIEKRITSHPNYPSAICISDFLDSLKIHNLSFTVTEEFLDRADDPFLTLIHSDQYHIDMYTIVKPGSHNKLSYFDPDLHSWKTLSHKDFIPKWNRDFVMMFQAEGPVIEEDYKANLFAERRQLLFKYLAYTSLPLLSIFAIALNFIMSGAKAVNSSMYLLLSIAGCITTILLLGFDVDKHNHVLKNICGKGRKINCSAILGSKFSKIAGISWSAIGFTYFAGQLLLGLFNIFTNQSAIANALFFTNALALPYTIYSISFQTKAKVWCSLCLVVQILLALQFTVNITSGWYYISHLNTLLEPQLLALVVLAYSLPAITLSILMPNLISAKEGRYTQKEIARLKHNPQVFDLLLKQQKQLIFSPNEMGIKIGSGNKKIIKVCNPYCIPCSNAHKHIEEILRTNPDVEVQIIYWISPTEESSNIVKHLIAIEKLYGPEKLKEALDDWYLTENKVYDNFAMKYPIDGAFLKQEEALGLMHNWCTKEEISFTPTFYINGFRIPGSYNVTDLKFLLAS is encoded by the coding sequence ATGTTTAGAAAACTTTTCATTAACCCAAGGGAAAACTGCGTGGAAGCTACTTCCCTACTTTTTGAAAGCTTAAACGCAAGCGTAACATTCACAACTATAGAGAAAAGAATAACATCTCATCCGAACTATCCCAGCGCCATTTGTATCAGTGATTTTTTGGATTCCCTAAAAATACATAATCTCTCGTTTACTGTGACGGAAGAATTTCTGGATAGAGCAGATGATCCATTTCTGACACTTATCCATAGCGATCAATATCATATTGATATGTATACGATAGTGAAGCCTGGATCACACAATAAATTAAGTTATTTTGATCCTGACCTGCATAGCTGGAAAACATTATCCCACAAGGATTTTATACCAAAATGGAATAGAGATTTTGTAATGATGTTCCAGGCCGAGGGACCTGTTATAGAGGAAGATTATAAAGCAAATTTATTTGCTGAGCGCCGTCAGCTTTTATTTAAATATCTGGCATATACTTCCTTACCATTATTATCTATTTTTGCAATTGCCTTAAACTTTATAATGTCTGGTGCGAAAGCTGTCAATTCAAGTATGTATCTGTTACTAAGTATAGCCGGATGTATCACTACGATTTTATTATTGGGATTTGATGTTGATAAGCACAATCATGTTCTAAAAAACATTTGCGGTAAAGGCAGAAAAATAAATTGTAGCGCTATCCTTGGCTCAAAATTTTCAAAAATAGCAGGTATCAGCTGGAGTGCTATTGGTTTTACATATTTTGCCGGGCAGCTTCTTTTAGGGTTATTTAATATTTTCACGAATCAGTCAGCGATTGCAAACGCGCTTTTTTTCACTAATGCGCTTGCATTACCATATACTATCTATTCTATTTCTTTCCAAACGAAGGCTAAAGTATGGTGTTCATTATGCTTAGTAGTACAAATACTGTTGGCATTACAGTTTACGGTCAACATCACTTCTGGGTGGTATTATATTTCACACCTGAATACATTATTAGAGCCACAATTGCTGGCTTTAGTAGTACTTGCATACTCCCTACCTGCTATAACTCTCTCTATTTTGATGCCAAATCTGATTTCAGCGAAAGAAGGAAGATATACCCAAAAGGAAATAGCTCGCTTAAAGCACAACCCGCAAGTATTTGATTTATTACTAAAACAACAGAAGCAGTTAATCTTTTCACCAAATGAAATGGGAATAAAAATAGGAAGTGGAAATAAAAAAATCATAAAGGTATGCAATCCATATTGTATCCCTTGCTCCAATGCACATAAACACATCGAAGAAATATTACGTACTAACCCAGATGTTGAAGTGCAGATAATTTATTGGATATCCCCTACTGAAGAATCCAGTAATATTGTTAAACATTTGATAGCAATTGAAAAGTTATATGGCCCTGAAAAATTGAAAGAGGCCCTTGATGATTGGTATTTAACTGAAAATAAAGTTTATGATAATTTTGCTATGAAATATCCTATAGATGGGGCCTTTTTGAAACAGGAGGAAGCACTTGGATTAATGCATAATTGGTGTACTAAAGAAGAAATATCATTTACGCCAACATTCTATATAAACGGTTTTCGTATACCAGGCAGTTATAATGTAACTGATCTAAAATTCTTACTTGCTAGTTAA
- a CDS encoding TIGR04149 family rSAM-modified RiPP, which translates to MKKLKLQALQFGAKEILSRSQLKNVMGGDDGSGSTTSDYSCTGTCITGESSTISCTPRKMLGDCSCLMGTPVDCAVA; encoded by the coding sequence ATGAAAAAGTTAAAATTACAGGCGCTCCAGTTTGGAGCCAAAGAAATCTTATCCAGATCCCAACTTAAGAATGTTATGGGAGGAGATGATGGCAGTGGAAGCACCACCAGTGACTATTCATGTACAGGAACTTGTATCACTGGAGAATCCAGTACTATTTCCTGTACTCCGAGAAAAATGTTAGGTGATTGTTCTTGCTTAATGGGGACTCCTGTAGATTGTGCAGTTGCCTAA